AAGGCTGCCTCAAGGGTGTAAAACACTATTTCAACCTACACATGTCTGTTTTCAAGCAAAATAAGCCTACCCGCGATGATTTCTGGTCCTACGAGTAGACGGACCATAAACATCGCTGTTAAGTGATGCtaacggtcttttttttttttgtcgacatTCAACATCAATTAAAATTATCATTCCCTTTTTATGGGGCAAAAGCATGCTCGTTGCCGCCGGTGTGATGAACGGTCTTCTCAGTATGTGCCACAACGAAGAAATTCCGAGTGGTAGACAGTTCCTTTGTTTAAACGCCAGCTTGAAGGACATTAAATATCGTTGAAAATTGAAGAGGAGGCCTGGAAACGTCCGTATTGTTGCGGTCGTAAATCACGCGAGCTGGAAAATCAATCGTGGAGGAGAAAAGAAACTTCTCAAGTGTGATTCGGGACAGTCAAAACAAGTCAAGAGTCCGTGCCGGCACAAGGTCCGAGGTAGCCTTGATAACCATGTAGGTATCAGTCAAAGaacagttttagatgcggaagcatcttatactcgcgccttgtagtgtgccgtacgcgccgtccgcaccgcttctcgaacattcgacagctgacgcgcgcgcatgcgccgtcgcgccgtcgcccaccatctgtgccgcgcgcgcttctccttcgagagcattcgacagctgacagcgcatgcgccgtcgcgccgtcgccatctgtgccgcgcgcgcgcttctccttcgagaacattcgacaactgacagcgcatgcgccgtcgcgctgtatatatactcaaggtcggcgctcgctcgctcagttgccgctcgtccgttggtttgtacggcgcgtcgacgtccgaagtcgccgtgaaatgaatgccaacgaatccacgaacacaatgatcgacgtcccttcgaccagcgccgccctttcgcatacgtgtgtacgtgttcactcatttaacaccccctcctacaaccacgttaaccaatttagccatcgacccaagtaagtcgcaatttaacaccccatttcacaaccacgttaaccaatttagccatcgacccaagtaagtcgcactttaacaccccgttaaccaattatatgctccgcatcctcctcagtgttcccccgagggaagctgcgggcaattttttatgcTGATACCGGATACGCATGTCTGACTACCAGGAAAGGCCCTGATATTTTCGCTACTAGATATAAGCAAGAAATCGTTCATCTATAGAGCGCAGGGTAAAGATCTATTATCCCTGATATTAATGTCTCTCACAGATCAATTCTTTTTTCAGATACAAAGTAGATTACGAGACGTGTCCTGTAAACAGGTTACGGTGGCTTTTGTAATCATGGTTGCTCCGTAAGCATCAGGTCACGTACGTATAAAGTGCTTGCCCGATAATGGTCTCTTATCATTGTTTGCGAGGGAAGTCACCCGCTTTTGTCTTTCTCGCGCGTGCACGACGTACATGCGCAGAATATGCGGAAAGCTTTCATGCACGGCACATGACTGTGTTCGCTATTGGTATCTCTATATTTGCAGCCAATAAGGTAAGGTATACATAAAAGAATGCGATGTAGATAACGAATTCCGTTATACATACTTGTCACGTTTATTTCGAGTATGTACTCGTGTATGCACCTGATCGCGTCCCGCAGTGTACTCATATCGAGCTATACCGTATACGCCTTTGCATAGTCAGTGTGCCTTGTATGTTCAAGAacgctttccttctttttcttcactgCAAATGGCACAGGTGTAGGTGACGGAGTCGAAATCCATCCCGCCATGCCGTCATCGTGGAACCCGACAGAAGATGAAGCCGGCAAAAAGGCCCTTGAAGAGGTTCGTATCACTCTCCATAACCTGTCACAGGGCAACGTATACGCAAGCGGAACGATGTTACAATCCGACAGGGGGAAATAGTCTTTGAGAAATTCAACAATATCGGTCAGCTGCCAGACGCTGCATCCTTGCAAGCATACAGTGCTCGCGGATTCAaagggatttgaacccgcgacccgcaggtcgcgggttcaaatcccggctgcggcggctgcatttccgatggaggcggaaatgttgtaggcccgtgtactcagatttgggtgcacgttaaagaaccccaggtggtcgaaatttccggagccctccactacggcgtctctcataatcatatggtggttttgggacgttaaaccccacatatcaatcaatcaatcaacggatTCAAAGGGTATCAACTTGAGCTTGCTCGCACGGCTTCACCAGAGGAAACAGCGTGGGCAAACGTGACAAGAAAGATAGACAGGGCTTTGCGCTGGGAAATCTACGAAGCGTTTGCGATTCATTCAATGGTGTGACCGTGTGTAAGCGCACCGTTCATCGTACTAACCGACAAAGGAGGTTATCTCTGCGATTTAACTTCGCATTATAGACGCAAATGCATAGCGCGTTGCCGTTTGCCTGTCTTTCTGTTATTTCTCTTTCTAATGGGAGCTTCTCTATATATTTGTACCCCTGAAGTAAGCGCTCATGTTGTTAGCCAACGCCAATTCCCGTGTGTCTTTCTGGTCACTTCGGTATTTGCCCCGGAATATGAACTCAGACTACCACCACGGAACAAGATCACCTCGGGCTGAATTGTTGAATGAATGCTATGGAAACGCAGAGGGAGTCTACTTCGTAGACGCTGCGGGCCCCGTGGGAGGAATTTCTACGATAGCAGTCATTGACCAAAGTAAGATAGTTGACGGCCTATCACTAAAATGCTCTGATGCATCTGCTGTAGAGGAAACTGCAGTTGTCCTACCAGTAACGATAGCCTACCGGAACTACATGAGGGGCCGTATTTCACTTCCAGCTCACACCGTTCTATAGCAGGCACGAACACGAGCCACGAAAAAACAGCTCTCCTGGGTGCCAGGCCACCAGGGGGTAGCCGAAAACGAGCTATGTAGCACACAACTTGGCCCGAGCATTCCTTCCCCGGGCTCCGTCTACCGACCCCACATACAACTGCATTCAACCACGAATACTGGCTACAACATCACAGATATACTGCAGCTATATCGCCTACACGAAGACAAACTCTGCCTCATCCCGCTAAGGGACTTACTAAAACCGAGAAGACCTGTCTGGCACAGGCTCCAAACCACGTCGTGACAACTATGGAGACCTGTCTGCACAGGCTCCAAATTCGGTGACAATGGCCAATATATATTGCACGGAATTGTTCTTGCTCTATAGATTGAGAACAATTGAGTGCAATGTGTAAATCTTGTGGCAGCCACACTGACATTTTCGACATGGTTTGGGTGCGCAAGTCTAATTGAGACAACGTACAAACTACGCAGCCCACGTGGGAGGGGTGGGAGGAGGCTTTGACGGGCCCAGCTCTCGAGGACCAGCCGAGAGTCGTGGAGCGGGCGCGAACTGCAGCGCAATCCAATGGAGTCAGGGAATACAGGGACCCGCCCAGTCCTCTCTTGAACTACGTTTTCTGCAATAAATTTGTTATTAATTCATTCGATCATTGTCACCGCTGTTTTTCCTGTGACGTACTCGTCGAATAAAACACGATgccgtttgttttgttttttttttcattttttatagcGACCGGTGTGGGCTCGTGGTGATCAAATCGTGTCGCTGCAAACCTTGCCGCTAAAGGCAATGTTGGATGGCGCGTAATGTTCGCGTTTCGATAAATTAGAAGTCTGAAACCGATGGTGACGAAGGCACGCCGACAGCTTGTTTGTTGCGTTAAAATTATCGTACACTTCATGTATGGGTGTGGGAAGTATGGGATTGAACCAAAATCGAATACATACCGAATGTGGATTGCTTTTCTGAACATTAAACGACTGTTATTACATTCATATGACATATTTACGCTATTTATACCTTATCCCTATAATATGAAATAAACATCATAAAAATATAAGCAGATGTTCACAGGATTTGTTAAAATAAAGACGAGCATTATGTAGGTATTGAACTCTGTTTCTTCGACGTTGTCTTTTGCGCTATATAAGCTCTCACCATGCAAAAATTGTGTGTAACTTGTCTTGCACTTGAACCATTATGTTTTTACCCAATTGGGTGCAGATGGCGTAAAGATATTTTTAAACTATCTGGGAAATATACGTATTTATCAACAGTGACTATATTCGATTTGAATACGACATCACTGGCGATAGTCGAAGAGTCGCAGACATCCCCATCTTCCTGGCAAGTCATGTCGCTATAGCTTCAAATTAGATACAATTAGAACGTAGATTATGTATATTTTGGTATCGCTAATGTTGAACGATGTTGTCCACAGGCGTAGGCAACAAAAAGGGGCAATCATTTTCTGATACAAGAAGGTGGTTATTAACTTGCTGCATAGCACTAGTCACAGCTGTGCTTCCGCGGTTCTTAAAATTGTGCAGTGTTTAATATGTCTACCAAACCAAGGTTTCTTCTTTTGCTCATATTCGAGAAGTGTGATCTTATCGTTACCCTTACAGGAGACAAGGAGTCATATATTTTCTTGTTTATAAAGTCTAATTGTAACCTGAGCTCTTTCGGTAAGTATATTTTAAACTTGTAAATTATCTGTAGCGTTGCCGTCAATGGCTACTCGTATCTAGCGACAAGACTTAACTAAACGAATTAGCAAGCCGTCAGAAACTCTGCCCCCACATAGCACCAAACATGTGGTCGCATGCATCACAAGTGTTTACTTTAGCATGCGATACTTCAGTGAAACGATGTTCGCAGTCAATCTTTTTCAACATTTATTGTTCTGGTATGAGGCACATACAGCAGAAAAGTGCGTTCACTCTTGACGTTTCTGAACACTACAGACCTCGAATGTGTGgcgataagtgacaattatgttgaTGTGTGGTGCGGTGGTATAGGGACTTGGTGCaactgcggcggctacatttccgatggaggcggaaatgttgtaggcccgtgtgctcagatttgggtgcacgttaaagaaccccaggttgtctaaattcccggagccctccactacggcatctctcataatcatatggtggtttggggacgttaaaccccacatatcaatcaagggaCTTGGTGCAACACTGCATGCGGAATAGTTCCGAGGCCCCCGGCTTATGCAGGCTTTCGTCGCGCTGCTCGCGACCTTCTAAGAGCATGACCGCACTCCGCTTTACAAACGAAGTTCAGTGCAATCAGAAATGAGGAAAGCGGGTGGAGCAATTGCCAGCAAAGCTTGCAAGACAGGGTCCACCAGCAACCTACAACATCCGCAATCCTATATTATGCTAGCGAATGCACTTAGTTCTTTAGCGAATTCTATGATATTGTCCACAGTTCTAGTGATTCAAATGTTTGAAACTAATATACTATGATGTTACCTAACATTATACATTCATGTGTTTGTGCAACAGGCTTGCAAGCCCGGACCGGCGTACAGGAATGCCTATAGGGACTTTGAAGGTCTGTACATCAGCAATACGTTCACGGATCGGAATATGCGCTCCGCGTTATCTTACAAGCCGATGGACGGGGACATGTTCGTCGTCAGCTACCCGAAATGTGGAACGACATGGATGCAGCACATCGTGTATGCCATATACCGAAATGGTGTGGGCCCAGCCAACCTCCAGGAGTTTATGAGCATGTGTCCGTTCTTGGAGCTCCTGGGAGCCGAGGGCGCGCAGTCGATGCCGCGACCGGGAGCCATCAAGACCCACCTGCCATTTCACATGCAGCCTTACTCGGAGAAGGCAAAGTACATCTACATCACCCGCAACCCGTACGACTGCTGCGTGTCCTTCTACTACCACACAAGGAACATGCCGCTGTACCTCTTTGAGGACGGCACGTTCGACCAGTTCTTCGACATGTTCGTCGAAGGCAAGGTCGACTTTGGCGACTACTTCGACCACCTTTTGTCCTGGTACGAGCATCGCGGTGACAGCAACGTGCTTTTCGTCACTTACGAGGACCTCAAGAAGGACACTCGTGGCTGGGTTCTCAAGGTCGCAGACTTTCTGGGCAAAGAGTACGGCGACAAACTGAGGGAGAACCCGGACGTTCTCGAGAAGGTACTCACTTCGATAAGCGTCGACTCCATGAAGAAGATCAACGCGGAGCTGGGTAACTGGACCAAGGATCTGGCCAGCGTTCCTTTGGAGGCACTGCCTGCAGGATTGAGGTCGTTGGTAGAAACCATGGGGAGCATGTTGCAGAAGCCAGTTAAAGGAGACTTCGTGAGGAAAGGCATCGTGGGTGACTGGAAGAACCACTTCTCGCCGGAACAGGTCGCCAGGATGAAAGAGCGGATCACGCTCAAGACCGCAGGCAGTGACGTTATGGACCTGTGGAATGACGCTGGCCTGCCCTAAATATCAACGCCAGACTGCGATCTGATGGACAAACGTTCAACAGTGCCGAGAGACGGATCATTGTGTTTTTCAATACAGCCGTAGCTATGAAATAAGCGTATAGGCTTGCACATTCGTGAGTTCAATATAAAAAGGTTATTCATTCAAGTAGTCGTAGTCGCTTTCAGCTCACAACCATCTATTGTGAGCTAACTACTAAATGACGTTTTCTTGTCCTGCAGAGTGCGTCTCCGCCTATAGTGATCAAACCATTCCTCAGATGTAGATTCCTTAAAATAACTGTAATTGCAGCCGTTTAAGTACAGCCTCTTTGATTGAGGATCGTAAGCATTGTGAATTACATGCTTTCCATAGCAAGATTGAAGAATGTCTATGACTAGTATTCCCTGGCGCTCAGTTTGATGAATCAACAAGAGAAATGACAGACCTTTTGCCTGCTCCTCCCTGGAGGCGGAAGCTACACACACGCACTAAGGTTTTTGAATAAGTTATGTTGTCTAGTCCGCTTCCCGTAAGGGGCTGGACTGAAATACAGAACGTCTTAAAGCTCATTGTGACTATTCAGGGACAATATTGTGTAGTACTTGTACAGGGTCATGGGCACGACATTGTCGTATACTGCTTTTTTTACTCTTTCAAGCATCACATCCCAAGCACCAGACAGATGGCATCAGTGGTAAAGTGGTCACGCGGCTCGtatgctgacccgaaggtaggAATTTCATTCCGGCCACGGTGGTCCTATCTTGATGGACGCGAAATGAGAGGCCCGTATGAtctgcaatgtcagtgcacgttttGATGTTACGTGATTTTAGTAACGCAACTGTAACAGTTAGGCATTATACGTGATTTTCGCCATGTGACTAACTACGTGTGTTAATAGATTTTAGTCACGTGGCAAGTCAAGTGGGATTTCTGAGATTTGAGTGACGTGGCTACATGTTACTTTATCTTGAGTCACGTGGCTAGTTTCTTTACGTTATGTGATTTTAGTCATGTGGCTAGTCTTCATAAGACGCGACCTCAATCACGTGAATTGAAGTTACGGGATCTTAGTCGCGAGACTAGATGGTATGACACCTCGTGAGTTCAGTCATGTGACTAGTTACGTGATTTTTGTCACATGACTAGATGTTGCGTGTTCTTTAGTCACTGGATAGACTCGTGCAGTGTAGTTTTCTATTTACATTCAGTGCTCTATCGCACCGCTTGTGCATTCCGAGTCTGGCACGAGTGGTACTCGCAACAAACATGTGCTCTACGCTCCATTTTTTcgggatgggtggatggatggattgatatggggGGGTTTAAAGTCTAATTtgtcttcactgtccctaaaccccgatgctttgaaaaatttcacGCCATTATCTTGCACTATAGGGTGGagccatttacagaacattagCAGATGTACAgccgttttctcctcctctccacacgcactacataacaTGTCTGTGCCTTCGCGTTtcgctcggtacgtcttggtctagcgatactcccgttctggcctcgaacagcagggAACTACCCCCAGAATTATAGTAGATcctttcttttgcaatttcctgcttaaaagctcgGTAGGtatccagtgatgatttcgtaagcattgcaattttccacatgtccctctctgtttccttcaccttcttcttaaccgatgttttctTTGGGCTTGCTATTCAGCTGTTGTATAAATACTTGCTTGCCAATTTTcgagtttgcttcctccatttagtgTCAACATTCTTCatctacaagtagctgaaaactttcctagccgaACGCTCCTCTcacatttttctcaatcgctcctcaaattctatcttgctgctagcttccctgcactcgaacgatgtctatcccatgtcaccctgtacccccatttgtggtattcccgtgtgctcccaaagcaagtctacctatgccacgttgttcaattgccaatcttgcttgaacttctgatctcatgtcAAGAATGCATTGCCGAacatcaaacccgggaccatgacacctttccaaattctTCTCACAACGTCATAGCTATTTTAGTTCcacagtgtcctatttttcattacagctgtattcctgttacccttagttgTCACGCATATTCCCTTAGGTactctgtggcagctgcatttccgatggaggcggaaatgttgtaggcccgtgtactcagatttgggtgcatgttaaagaaccccaggtggtcaaaatttctggagccctccactacggcgtctctcataatcatgcggtggttttgggacgttaaaccccacaaatcaatcaaaatcccttaggtactcagccccgttGTGTATACATACGCCCAAATATCTGTacttatccactatttctagcgcaACCTTCTGTATCTCATGCTCAGCCCCGTTGTGTATACATACGCCCAAATATCTGTacttatccactatttctagtgCAACTTTCTGTTTCTCATGATCACTGCCTTCGTTATCATAAAAAATCATAAGTGCCGATTTCCCCTACTGAAGTTCAAGTTTAACATATTTTCCTCATTAACTGCAGATGAAttaatccctgcagatcttccttgtcgGCTATTAaaacaatatcatctgcatacatcaatgctggtaacgACTGTTCAAactgttttccttgcttggcaaaagggAGGCCGAAGCTGAGTCGAATCCCCTCTAAtgtggcttctagtccctgtagatacagcataaatgaCAAAGGtcacaagggacatccctgtcgaagcctgcgttgtatctctataggttcataTACCAgttcttcccattttataactgtCTTGTTCATTTTATAAATATCCTTTAggagattagttattccatctaccacatctagtgtgtccaatattccccacaagtcttcttgtaattcgtaagctcccttgatatctagaaatgccagccacaggggcctgtgttctttttccgctatttcaatacactgcatcaatgaaaaacagattgtcctccatcctcagtttacggaacccattttgtagttctcccagcaccccctcattctccacccatgtctgcaGTCCTtgctttactatctgcatcaccagcttgTAAACTACTGATaccactgttataggacagtagttctTTGTCAGCTTTCTTCCCCTTTCTTTTATATATCATGTTCATCGTGCCTATAGTTTCCACTCATTTGGGGCTTCACCATTCATTGTTgcattgctcgctgcctctcttaatgtttgcttagagtttggtcctagtttctttattagcatgattgggatgccgtcagggcctgttgatgtgctataaTGAACCCTCTTCTCTCCCCTTTCTCACTCTCGTTTTCCCAGTaaagccactgagctaattggtccatcctcatctggtacagcgcatgcagcgctttcttggtgtttaaatttttctgtcattgtttttatatattccattgcctcatccccttctagtcttaCCCCTtgaactgtggttataaaactaTGTTTCATGCTTGTTTCATTACTCAGATAagtgagatggttccaaaactttgcagctgcctttctattctttttgtttacttccggcatccattgggccccctttcttctaatcttttcactgatcagatggacgcttcccttctgcagctcaaaaagttatcgcATTTTCTTTAGACATCATCTTCCCTTTCACCCCCCTATTTAGCATACATGTGCTCCCTGGAGGCTTCGTGACGTCTTActgtggctctcttaacttcctcatcccaccagatCTTGgatttgtgtctccttttccctGTTGATtggactcgtaccttagcaagctctaactcaaagaatcgagttagatttgtgaaagtccactctgttttagtatcctcggtgattattttcacAATCTCTTTAGTCGctgtttctatttgcctttctgaataaatattaccatgtGGTAATGCCTCCTTCCCATTTTCATTTCtgttccaaaactcagcttgatacgtttgtgatcacgaCCTAAGCTTCTAGACCCATATTCATCTACGTTCGTCACACTTAGCCGATCATGCATCTTATATATGTGAAatcattgcgtaatctatcgtcgactcaTGCTTCCCATGCCATTCGCGCTTCTCGgatgttgcaaatgattaaatcatgcctttcgcacatattcattagcattctgcctgttcgGTCAGTATATTCATCCATATATTCTCTGTGAGGATGCATATCTCTTAATaaaattacctcgcactcttgtCCTAGttcatcaatatcattttctatgcactgcccAATTTCTGGGACTTCCTATCCGacttttgcccctgtccacacGTATACAAATCGCAGGAACGTcatctgccctgccactttctcttttagccataaatgttctctGCACTCCTACTTGGTCCTTCGCCagtctgtacatttatgaatgagtacgccaatacccccccccccccccttttctactgccttctgttttattacaatattcccatgcgtagtttGGATTgctaggaggttgttccatgtccctaagatgtgtttctacaaacctATGTGCCATCagcttctcctcccttagctgttctatctCCCCCTACTTGAACCTATTTCTGCCACCCTGCGTGTTAATACACCCTATACGTTTGAATTCGCTCGAAAAGCCGCGCACAGCGCCATGCACTTCTGGTGCGGCGGGTGTGCAACGTTGTCAGTCTTAGCAGACTGCAAAGCCGCACTGCTTTGATAGCTATGTTGACGCAAATACCTGTGGTCGGCGTGTTAGTTGTTCGAGCTGGACATAACTGTATCGTTTTGGGCGAATTCTTTCGAAATGCCACCATGAAGAGACGGGAAAATCTCCACGAACTGAGCGCCTTGCTACAGCATAGTCAGCATCGATGGCTAAATGCGTGCGTCATGTGTGCTATATGCAAGATGCTTACTCCATAACTATAGTGGTAAGCTGTCATTTTTTCACACTTAGGAAATTATTGGTGCGTGCTCACTGCCCGCGTACTTGCAAAATACTCAGATCATTTAAAATTATCGATGGCTCATCGGCCAATCCGTAGAAGTTACTGCCGGATGGCGTGCTGCTTTGTTGCGGCTTCGTGGCTAGGTGATTTGCAGCCATCCAGAGTCTCTCGCGAGGTGTTTTGCTTGAAATTTTCGTGGAATCATCATCGCTCATCATCGCCATAGTCTTAACCTCGCCGCTCGCGCAGATTGAGGAGCGGGCGACGAAGGGAATGCGCTACGATTTCGGCCAGAGAGTGCACCGCAGCCCCGTTTTTTCTAAATATGCTCCATCTTAAGTGGCAGCAACGACGGCACGGTCACTTCGGCCACAGTCACGTCCCCCTGTTTCTTTCGGATGCACACTAACATGCGCATTAGTGACCACAGCATTCGCAAAGCTtgggttttcttttcttttattgtacAGACCATCTATGGGTTAAAATGTGTCGAGAGCCAGGCGTCCCGACGTTCATGTTCCCTTTCATCGCGATTGTACACACGACAGGTAGCGGTAAATGACAGGTAGCGGTAAGCATGCAGCACAGGGCATCCTTCAGTTCGTAATCGAGAAAAAGCTGGCAGCAAGTTACTGTCTGTTAATCCCCAAGGCGAAAGCCTAGTTGGTAATGCATTAGGCGATGCAACGAGGGACCCGGCTCCTTGAACGACATCACACACCGTGGTGTGAGCGACACCCGACAAGTTACTCCGACGTTCTCATTCTATACGTGGTCTGGGGCCAAGGGCGCACAACGAGCCATGCACGA
Above is a window of Rhipicephalus microplus isolate Deutch F79 chromosome 1, USDA_Rmic, whole genome shotgun sequence DNA encoding:
- the LOC142802204 gene encoding sulfotransferase 1C2-like → MPSSWNPTEDEAGKKALEEACKPGPAYRNAYRDFEGLYISNTFTDRNMRSALSYKPMDGDMFVVSYPKCGTTWMQHIVYAIYRNGVGPANLQEFMSMCPFLELLGAEGAQSMPRPGAIKTHLPFHMQPYSEKAKYIYITRNPYDCCVSFYYHTRNMPLYLFEDGTFDQFFDMFVEGKVDFGDYFDHLLSWYEHRGDSNVLFVTYEDLKKDTRGWVLKVADFLGKEYGDKLRENPDVLEKVLTSISVDSMKKINAELGNWTKDLASVPLEALPAGLRSLVETMGSMLQKPVKGDFVRKGIVGDWKNHFSPEQVARMKERITLKTAGSDVMDLWNDAGLP